Proteins co-encoded in one Rhodopirellula bahusiensis genomic window:
- a CDS encoding serine/threonine-protein kinase, protein MGDYQVLRRLGSGGMADVYAAKHLKLRRDAALKVLRRTPQTSQEDLQRFEREAQAAASLNHPSIVQVYEIGDHQGTHFIAQELIDGSNLKQCLQQSGQFTAKEGIEILRCVTEALVVAHTAGVTHRDIKPENIMRSGDGAIKVTDFGLARVLSNTDASAADLTRAGLTLGTPRYMSPEQIQGHKVDGRSDLYSLGVTLYHLLAGQPPFDAEEPLALAVKHLHEMPQPLDHARGSADLPPWLVATIMRLLRKTPAERFTSAMELLDVIHANVSPSESSRAVVANGTEAGSGATKSMGADQTSAAANYLGSTSATIQLQRITDEIANDRRHDFMRWVGVIGLAVIAALAGWGIATWTKAPSVAQSIGAPLVARTSSIEDQYWQAISLDSVPAWKAVEDYFPKDEITPTEEIYHLKAALQLTRLLIDEKRWPEASKALSGVEQSANATRLYRALALVMRYQIEMGIGARREANQTKTNLRNLVDELRNDQSAALETFRALVPLSDRLELGLDEPAVIDGPSDRRSAAEFKRMLRPRVG, encoded by the coding sequence GTGGGTGACTACCAAGTCTTGCGCCGCTTGGGCAGCGGTGGCATGGCGGATGTGTACGCAGCCAAACACTTGAAGCTGCGTCGTGATGCGGCGCTCAAGGTTCTGCGTCGCACCCCGCAGACCAGCCAAGAAGATTTGCAGCGATTTGAACGTGAGGCACAAGCCGCGGCGAGTTTGAATCATCCGAGCATCGTGCAGGTCTATGAGATAGGCGATCATCAAGGCACTCACTTCATCGCTCAAGAATTGATCGATGGATCCAACCTCAAACAGTGTCTGCAACAGTCCGGCCAGTTCACCGCGAAAGAAGGGATTGAGATTCTTCGGTGCGTGACGGAAGCACTGGTGGTCGCTCACACAGCGGGCGTCACTCACCGAGACATCAAGCCTGAAAACATCATGCGATCGGGCGATGGGGCTATCAAAGTCACGGACTTTGGATTGGCCCGCGTGCTGTCCAATACGGACGCCAGTGCAGCGGATCTCACCCGAGCAGGTTTGACACTCGGAACACCTCGGTACATGAGCCCCGAACAAATCCAGGGACATAAAGTCGACGGGCGAAGCGATCTCTATTCGCTCGGCGTGACCCTGTATCACTTGCTCGCGGGGCAGCCGCCATTTGATGCCGAGGAACCGTTGGCGCTCGCGGTCAAGCACCTGCATGAAATGCCGCAACCGCTCGACCACGCGAGAGGATCGGCCGATCTTCCGCCTTGGTTGGTTGCGACGATCATGCGACTGCTTCGCAAGACTCCCGCGGAACGCTTCACATCTGCGATGGAATTGCTGGATGTGATTCACGCGAACGTTTCGCCCTCCGAATCAAGTCGCGCTGTCGTTGCCAATGGAACAGAAGCAGGGTCCGGCGCGACCAAATCCATGGGGGCTGACCAAACGTCCGCCGCAGCGAATTACCTGGGTTCAACCTCCGCAACCATCCAACTGCAACGAATCACGGATGAGATCGCCAACGACCGACGACACGACTTCATGCGCTGGGTCGGGGTGATCGGTTTGGCTGTGATCGCGGCCTTGGCGGGTTGGGGCATTGCGACCTGGACGAAAGCTCCGTCCGTCGCTCAGTCTATTGGTGCTCCATTGGTCGCTCGTACGTCCAGCATCGAGGATCAATATTGGCAAGCCATTTCGCTCGATAGTGTTCCGGCTTGGAAGGCAGTCGAGGACTACTTTCCAAAGGATGAGATCACTCCCACGGAAGAAATCTATCACCTCAAAGCGGCGCTGCAGCTGACTCGATTGTTGATAGATGAAAAGCGATGGCCGGAAGCCTCCAAGGCTCTTTCGGGCGTCGAGCAATCCGCGAACGCGACTCGTCTCTATCGAGCGCTCGCGTTGGTCATGCGATACCAGATTGAGATGGGAATTGGTGCTCGAAGAGAAGCCAATCAAACCAAAACGAACCTTCGCAATTTGGTCGACGAACTGAGAAATGATCAGTCCGCGGCGTTGGAGACGTTTCGCGCATTGGTCCCATTGTCAGATAGGTTGGAATTGGGCTTGGACGAGCCCGCGGTGATTGACGGCCCGAGCGATCGTCGTTCGGCAGCTGAGTTCAAACGCATGCTTCGCCCAAGAGTTGGCTGA
- the larE gene encoding ATP-dependent sacrificial sulfur transferase LarE, with protein sequence MTEVQSLAEQLINHLKEMGGLVVAFSGGVDSSVVAAAADQTGCDVVAVTAQSPAVAGWQLDWARRVAEQIGIAHQIVSTDESERSDYRRNHADRCFYCKQTLYEFLAPIASQRGATIVSGTNFDDLGDHRPGIMAGTQARVQTPLADLKIGKTQVRELAAHFGLENAELPASPCLASRIAYHIEVTPERLKRVEKAEAWLRERGVSDCRVRLHADELARIEVPRTEFAMVLDWTQNDDLVASFITMGFRYVTLELGGLSSGSQNRGLSEPELVQLSSAESRPSSSSSPSRSSQNVESSLNITKAHS encoded by the coding sequence ATGACCGAAGTCCAGTCGCTGGCCGAACAACTGATCAACCATCTGAAAGAGATGGGAGGGTTGGTCGTCGCGTTTTCCGGCGGCGTCGACAGCAGTGTCGTTGCCGCGGCCGCGGATCAAACGGGTTGCGATGTCGTCGCGGTCACTGCGCAATCACCTGCGGTGGCTGGTTGGCAACTCGATTGGGCCCGTCGTGTCGCCGAGCAAATTGGTATCGCTCATCAAATTGTTTCGACCGATGAGTCAGAACGTTCTGACTACCGACGCAATCACGCCGATCGGTGCTTTTACTGCAAGCAAACCCTGTACGAATTTCTTGCGCCGATCGCCTCGCAACGTGGAGCAACGATCGTGTCGGGAACCAATTTTGATGACCTAGGTGACCATCGTCCCGGAATCATGGCCGGAACCCAGGCCCGAGTTCAAACTCCGCTGGCAGATCTGAAGATTGGCAAAACTCAGGTTCGCGAATTAGCCGCCCACTTCGGGCTGGAAAATGCTGAACTTCCCGCTTCACCGTGCTTGGCGAGCCGCATTGCCTATCATATTGAGGTGACTCCGGAACGCTTGAAACGCGTCGAAAAAGCCGAAGCCTGGCTGCGTGAAAGAGGCGTTTCGGACTGCCGAGTGCGGCTGCACGCAGACGAACTGGCGAGAATCGAGGTCCCGAGGACGGAGTTTGCCATGGTCCTCGATTGGACGCAAAACGACGATTTGGTTGCATCGTTCATTACAATGGGCTTCCGATATGTCACCTTGGAACTGGGTGGCCTGTCCAGCGGAAGTCAAAACCGTGGTTTGTCCGAACCGGAATTGGTGCAACTGTCTTCCGCTGAGAGCCGTCCCTCGTCCAGTTCGTCGCCGTCTCGTTCATCGCAAAATGTCGAGTCGTCCCTCAACATCACAAAGGCACATTCTTGA